From Coriobacteriaceae bacterium, a single genomic window includes:
- a CDS encoding branched-chain amino acid ABC transporter permease, whose amino-acid sequence MTVFIQYLVNGLSMGSVYAIIALGYTMVYGIAKMLNFAHGDVIMVGAYVSFCATSYLGLPGWASVILSCAVCTVLGVLIEGLAYKPLRQAGPLAVLITAIGVSYFLQNAAQLLWGATPKNFTSLVTFPVPEFLAKYNVSAVSLVTIVACLVIMAGLVFFTGKTKMGKAMRAVSEDKAAAQLMGINVNRTISMTFAIGSALAAIAGVLLCSYSPVLQPTTGAMPGIKAFDAAVFGGIGSIPGAFVGGILIGIIEAMAQAYISTSLANSIVFGVLIIVLLVKPAGLLGKYVPEKV is encoded by the coding sequence ATGACGGTCTTTATCCAATACCTGGTCAACGGCCTGTCCATGGGTAGCGTCTACGCCATCATCGCGTTGGGCTACACCATGGTCTACGGTATCGCCAAGATGCTGAACTTCGCTCACGGCGACGTCATCATGGTCGGTGCCTATGTCTCGTTCTGCGCCACGTCGTATCTCGGCCTCCCGGGCTGGGCTTCTGTAATTCTCTCTTGTGCGGTCTGCACGGTTCTGGGCGTTCTCATCGAGGGCCTTGCCTATAAGCCTCTGCGCCAGGCGGGCCCGCTGGCCGTTCTGATCACGGCCATCGGCGTGTCCTACTTCCTGCAGAATGCCGCCCAGCTTCTGTGGGGCGCCACGCCCAAGAACTTTACTTCGCTCGTCACCTTCCCGGTGCCGGAGTTCTTGGCCAAGTACAACGTGAGCGCCGTCTCACTCGTCACCATCGTCGCCTGCCTGGTTATCATGGCCGGCCTGGTGTTCTTTACGGGCAAGACCAAGATGGGCAAGGCCATGCGTGCCGTGTCCGAGGACAAGGCAGCCGCTCAGCTCATGGGCATCAACGTCAACCGCACCATCTCGATGACGTTCGCCATCGGTTCTGCCCTTGCCGCCATCGCCGGTGTGCTCCTTTGCTCCTATTCGCCGGTGCTGCAGCCCACGACGGGCGCCATGCCTGGCATCAAGGCCTTCGACGCCGCCGTCTTCGGTGGCATCGGCTCCATCCCCGGCGCCTTTGTCGGTGGCATTCTCATCGGCATCATCGAAGCGATGGCACAGGCTTACATTTCCACGAGCCTTGCTAACTCCATCGTCTTTGGTGTTCTGATCATCGTCCTGCTCGTCAAGCCTGCCGGCCTCTTGGGCAAGTACGTCCCCGAGAAGGTGTAG
- a CDS encoding ABC transporter substrate-binding protein yields the protein MFNINSTLSRRNFLAGAAALGSTAALAGCSSGGSDGGTADDGKTFKIGVIGPLTGAAATYGVSAEKGAKLAAKDFSTKDLKLSLKSEDDVADGEKAINAFNTLCDWGMQALVGPVTTGAAVAVSGEIADDMLMVTPSASSLDVTKDKTTVFQVCFTDPTMGTSAAKFLAEKYADAKIALFYNSGDTYSSGVADAFAEQAKESKLDIVDTETFKDDSSTSFTNQLTKAKEAGATLIFAPIYYTPASVLLKNASDMGYDMTLMGTDGMDGLLSVEGFDTSLAEGVLLMTPFSADDEKNADFVKAYKEEYDETPNQFAADAYDCVHAIAEAIDKAGIDTTADGADIAADLAKAMRKIKIEGLTGELTWNDEGQVEKPATAYVIQGGKYIAA from the coding sequence ATGTTCAACATCAACAGCACGCTCAGCCGTAGGAACTTTCTCGCCGGCGCTGCGGCGCTCGGCAGCACCGCCGCACTCGCTGGTTGCTCGTCGGGTGGCTCGGACGGCGGCACCGCCGATGACGGCAAGACCTTCAAGATCGGTGTCATCGGCCCTCTGACCGGCGCCGCGGCAACCTATGGCGTCTCGGCCGAGAAGGGTGCCAAGCTTGCCGCCAAGGATTTCTCGACCAAGGACCTCAAACTCTCGCTTAAGTCCGAGGATGACGTCGCCGACGGCGAGAAGGCTATCAACGCCTTCAATACCCTGTGCGACTGGGGCATGCAGGCGCTCGTCGGCCCCGTCACGACTGGTGCCGCCGTCGCTGTCTCGGGCGAGATCGCCGACGATATGCTCATGGTCACGCCTTCTGCCTCGTCGCTTGACGTCACCAAGGACAAGACCACGGTCTTCCAGGTCTGCTTCACCGATCCCACCATGGGCACGAGCGCTGCGAAGTTCTTGGCCGAGAAGTACGCAGACGCCAAGATCGCCCTGTTCTATAACTCCGGCGATACGTACAGCTCGGGCGTTGCCGATGCCTTTGCCGAGCAGGCCAAGGAGTCCAAGCTCGATATCGTCGACACCGAGACCTTTAAAGACGACTCTTCCACGAGCTTTACCAACCAGTTGACCAAGGCCAAGGAGGCCGGCGCCACGCTCATCTTTGCGCCCATCTACTACACGCCGGCATCCGTCCTGCTCAAGAATGCGAGCGACATGGGCTACGACATGACGCTCATGGGTACCGACGGCATGGACGGTCTGCTCTCTGTGGAGGGCTTCGACACCTCGCTTGCCGAGGGCGTGCTGCTCATGACGCCGTTCTCCGCCGATGACGAGAAGAACGCCGACTTCGTCAAGGCATACAAGGAGGAGTACGACGAGACCCCCAACCAGTTTGCCGCCGACGCCTACGACTGTGTCCACGCTATCGCCGAGGCCATCGACAAGGCCGGCATTGACACGACGGCCGACGGTGCCGACATTGCCGCCGACCTTGCCAAAGCCATGCGTAAGATCAAGATCGAGGGCCTGACGGGCGAGCTGACGTGGAACGACGAAGGCCAGGTCGAGAAGCCCGCCACGGCTTATGTGATTCAGGGCGGCAAATACATCGCCGCCTAA
- a CDS encoding homoserine dehydrogenase, whose product MSEPLRTVNVGLIGLGTVGGGVARLIKSHHDEYLAAYGIDLKLTRACALAWEQAEAAGIEREAFTSDWHDVVTDPAVDIVVELIGGEHPATEIFTTAFENGKHVVSANKALLGRHVETLAEKARACGVQIKCEASCGGGIPIVSTLEHDLVGNKILTIAGILNGTTNYILSRMDAEGADYADVLADAQAKGYAEADPSADVDGFDAASKTAILASIGFGTRVTTDDVYQQGIRTIGAEDIAQARELGFTIKLLGIARNTDAGVDVRVHPTLIPADHMLAKVNGAMNAVYVVGDAVGETMFYGAGAGSFPTASAVVGDILSLSEQISRGVAPLPEIEPYGHNLTFKPMDELQTKYYVRLKVADRVGALSETVDIFAKHNISISLINQVEDGKSGVSDACSVIFLTHRALEKDVQAAAAELASVDCVAEVANVLRIEDVEAWTEGVMAN is encoded by the coding sequence ATGAGCGAACCCCTGCGCACCGTGAACGTCGGTCTGATCGGTCTGGGAACCGTCGGCGGCGGCGTGGCCCGTCTGATCAAGAGCCACCACGATGAGTACCTGGCAGCCTACGGCATCGACCTTAAGCTGACCCGCGCCTGCGCGCTTGCTTGGGAGCAGGCCGAGGCGGCAGGCATTGAGCGCGAGGCCTTTACGAGCGACTGGCACGATGTCGTCACCGACCCCGCCGTCGACATCGTCGTCGAGCTGATCGGCGGCGAGCACCCCGCGACCGAGATCTTCACCACTGCCTTCGAGAACGGCAAGCATGTCGTCTCCGCCAACAAGGCCCTGCTGGGCCGCCATGTCGAGACGCTTGCCGAGAAGGCGCGTGCGTGCGGCGTGCAGATTAAGTGCGAGGCCAGCTGCGGTGGCGGCATCCCCATTGTCAGCACACTCGAGCACGACCTGGTGGGTAACAAGATCCTGACCATCGCCGGCATCCTCAACGGCACCACCAACTACATCCTGTCGCGCATGGACGCCGAGGGCGCCGATTACGCTGACGTGCTCGCCGACGCACAGGCTAAGGGCTATGCCGAGGCCGACCCGTCCGCCGACGTCGACGGCTTCGATGCCGCCAGCAAGACGGCCATCCTCGCCTCCATCGGCTTTGGCACCCGCGTTACCACCGATGATGTGTACCAGCAGGGTATCCGCACCATCGGCGCCGAGGACATCGCCCAGGCCCGCGAGCTCGGCTTCACCATCAAACTGCTCGGCATCGCCCGCAACACCGACGCTGGCGTCGACGTTCGTGTGCATCCCACGCTGATCCCCGCAGACCATATGCTCGCCAAGGTCAACGGCGCCATGAACGCCGTCTACGTGGTAGGCGACGCCGTGGGCGAGACCATGTTCTACGGCGCGGGCGCAGGCTCCTTCCCCACCGCGAGCGCCGTCGTGGGCGATATCCTGTCGCTCTCCGAGCAGATCAGCCGCGGCGTGGCTCCGCTGCCCGAGATTGAGCCCTATGGCCACAACCTCACCTTTAAGCCCATGGACGAGCTCCAGACCAAGTACTATGTGCGCCTGAAAGTCGCCGACCGCGTGGGCGCCCTGTCCGAGACGGTCGACATCTTTGCCAAGCACAACATCTCGATCTCGCTCATCAACCAGGTCGAGGACGGCAAATCGGGCGTCAGCGATGCCTGCTCGGTCATCTTCCTGACGCACCGCGCGCTCGAGAAGGACGTCCAGGCTGCCGCCGCCGAGCTTGCCAGCGTCGACTGCGTGGCCGAGGTCGCCAACGTCCTGCGTATCGAGGACGTCGAGGCCTGGACCGAAGGCGTCATGGCGAACTAG
- a CDS encoding ABC transporter substrate-binding protein, with protein MSSLTGKSLNPVMNRRSVIASAAGLGAMSILAGCSSNGGDSGSASSDASFKIGTIGPLTGANASYGKSVTQAVELGCKDFSTKELPLASKAEDDQADGEKAVNAFNNLLDWGMQALVGPTTTGASVAVAAECGKDPETFMITPSASSEDVTKGKDCVFQVCFTDPNQGVNAAKFLAEKYADEKFVLFYNSGDAYSSGIADAFKAQAAESKLEIVDEETFKDDSSTSFTNQLTKAKQAGATMIFAPIYYTPASVLLKNAKDMGYDVKMMGCDGMDGILGVEGFDTSLAEGLLLMTPFSADDEKNADFVNAYKDKYGDTPDQFAADAYDGVHAVVEALKEAGLGVDADPTEVAEKLPEAMLKITVDGLTGKLSWNDKGQVQKDPTAYVITDGKYVQA; from the coding sequence ATGTCGAGCCTCACCGGTAAGTCATTGAACCCTGTTATGAATCGCAGGAGCGTTATCGCGAGCGCAGCAGGTCTGGGGGCGATGTCCATTCTAGCTGGCTGCTCCTCCAACGGCGGCGATAGCGGTTCCGCTTCGAGCGACGCTTCGTTTAAGATCGGTACCATCGGCCCGCTGACCGGTGCAAATGCCTCCTATGGCAAGTCCGTTACTCAGGCCGTCGAGCTTGGCTGCAAGGATTTCTCCACCAAGGAACTTCCGCTTGCCAGCAAGGCCGAGGACGATCAGGCCGACGGCGAGAAGGCCGTCAACGCCTTTAATAATCTTCTGGACTGGGGTATGCAGGCCCTCGTCGGCCCGACCACCACGGGCGCATCGGTTGCCGTTGCCGCCGAGTGCGGTAAGGACCCCGAGACGTTCATGATCACCCCGTCCGCGTCTTCCGAGGACGTCACCAAGGGCAAGGATTGCGTCTTCCAGGTTTGCTTTACCGACCCCAACCAGGGCGTCAACGCTGCCAAGTTCCTGGCCGAGAAGTATGCGGACGAGAAGTTCGTGCTCTTCTATAACTCCGGCGACGCATATTCTTCGGGTATTGCCGATGCCTTTAAGGCCCAGGCCGCTGAGTCCAAGCTCGAGATCGTTGACGAGGAAACCTTTAAGGACGACTCTTCCACGAGCTTCACCAACCAGCTGACCAAGGCCAAGCAGGCCGGCGCCACCATGATCTTCGCACCGATCTACTACACGCCGGCGTCCGTCCTGCTCAAGAATGCCAAGGACATGGGCTACGACGTCAAGATGATGGGCTGCGACGGCATGGACGGCATCCTGGGCGTGGAGGGCTTCGACACCTCGCTTGCCGAGGGCTTGCTGCTCATGACCCCGTTCTCCGCCGACGACGAGAAGAACGCCGACTTCGTCAATGCTTACAAGGATAAGTACGGCGATACCCCCGACCAGTTTGCCGCCGACGCCTACGACGGCGTGCATGCTGTGGTCGAGGCTCTCAAGGAGGCCGGCCTGGGCGTCGACGCCGACCCCACCGAGGTCGCCGAGAAGCTGCCCGAGGCTATGCTCAAGATCACCGTTGATGGCCTGACCGGCAAGCTTTCCTGGAACGACAAGGGCCAGGTCCAGAAGGACCCGACTGCGTACGTCATCACCGACGGCAAGTACGTACAGGCCTAA